The segment CCGCTTGCTCTTTCGGCGATTAGCCTTTGGGAGATCGCGTGGCTAGTTGAGAACAAGAGGTGGTCAGCGGGAGCGGTGCGGCTAGCCGGCCGCGTGGGCGCGTTCGCGGGCGCTCTCGATGATGACGTAGAGCACGGGGATGAAGACCAGGTTCAGGAACGTCGACAGAATCATGCCGCCCACGACCGTGGTGCCCACCGAGCGCTGGCCGGCCGAGCCGGCCCCGGTGGCGAACAGTAGCGGCAGCATGCCCAGGATGAAGGCCAGCGAGGTCATCAGAATCGGCCGCAGCCGCACCCGCGCCGCCTCCAGCGCCGCCTCCACCAGCGGATGTCCGCGCTTGCGTAACTGCTCGGCAAACTCCACGATCAGAATCGCGTTTTTCGCCGCGAGGCCGATCAGCATGATCAGCCCGATCTCGCAGTAGATGTCGTCCTGCAGGCCCCGCAGCCCCTGCAGGCCCAACCCTCCCAGCAGCGCCACGGGAACCCCCAGCATGACGATGAACGGCAGAAACCAGCTCTCGTACTGCGCCGCCAGCACCAGAAACACCACCAGAATCCCCAGCCCAAACAGCAGCCCCGTCTTGCCGGCCGATTCAATCTGTTCCAGCGAAATCCCTGTCCACGCAAAGGTGAACCCGGTCGGCAGCGCCTTATTGGCAACCTGCTCCATCGCCTGAATCGCCTGGCCGCTCGAGATGCCGGACTGCGGGCTGCCGTCAATTTCGGTTGCCCGGAAAATGTTGTAGTGCGGAATCACCTGCGCCGTCGTCGTCTCGCTGATCGAGATCAGGCTGGCCAGCGGAATCATCTGTCCGCCGGTGCTGCGCACGTAGTACTGCCCGATATCTTTCGGATTGTTGCGGAAATCCGCGCTCGCCTGCACGTACACGCGATAGGTGCGGTTGTTGAAATCGAAGTTGTTGACGTACACCGACCCCATGTAGCCTTCGAGCGTGCTCGCGATCTGACCCAGTGGCACGCCCAGGCTCTTCGCCTTCTCGCGGTTGATCGCCACGATAAACTGCGGATCATTCGCGGTAAAGCTGCTGAACAGCCCCGTCAGCCGCGGGTCCTGATTGCCCGCGTTCACCACCGCTTCGGTGGCATCGTACAACTGCTGTGGCGTGTGCCCGCCCTGATCCAGCACTTCAAACTGGAATCCACCAAACTGGCTCAGCCCCTGAATCGGCGGGGGCAAAAAAGGAATCACCATCGCCCCGGGGATCATGAACAGTTCTCCCCGCAGCCGGTTCACCACCGCCTCGGCCGAGTGCGCCGGGCCCTTGCGCTCCTTGAACGGCTTCAGGCTGACGAATATCATGCCCCCGTTCGGCGCCGCGCCGGTGAAACTGAATCCGGCCACGGCCACATCGCCCGCCACCTCAGGCTGCTTCGCCAGCACCGCCTCCGCCTGATGCGCGATCGATTGCGTATAGCTCAGCGAAGCTCCCGGCGGCGCCTGGACGATAAGAAAGAAGTAGCCCATGTCTTCCGCCGGCAAAAACGCCGTCGGCACCACGGTATAGACCCAGAATGTCGCCCCCAGCGCCACCACAAAGAACGCCAGCACCACCCAGCGCCACCGGATCAGCGCTCCCAGCCAGCGCCGGTAGCCATGCGCGAACGCGGTTATGCCGCGGTTGATCAGGCCCCACAGCCCATGCTTGCCCTCCGGCTTGTGCCGCAGCAGCAGCGCCGACAGCGACGGCGACAGCGTCACCGAGTTGAATACCGACAGCGCCACCGCAAACGCAATCGTCAATCCGAACTGCCGGAACAAAATCCCCGTCGTGCCCGGAAACAGCGACACCGGCACAAACACCGAAATCAGCGCCAGTCCGGTCGCCACCAGCGCGCCGGTGACTTCCGACATCGCCACCGACGTTGCCCGGTGTGGCACCGTCACCCCTTCCGACAAATGCCGCTCGACGTTCTCCACCACCACGATCGCGTCATCGACCACCAGCCCCGTCGCCAGAATCACGGCGAACAGGGTCAGCATGTTGATCGAGAATCCAAACCCCTTCACGAAGATGAAAGCCCCGATCAGCGACACCGGAATCGTGCAGCCCGGAATGACCGTCGTTCGCCAGTCCTGCAGGAAGAAAAACATCACCACGATCACGATGATGATCGTCTCGATCAGCGTGATCAGTACGTCTTTGATGCCTTCACTCACCGCGGTTGTCGAATTGAACGCAATCGCGTATTTCAGTCCCGGCGGGAAGTTCTTCGACAGCTTCGCCAGCTCCGCCTGCGCCGCCGTATTCACCGCCAGCGCGTTCGCCCCCGGCAGTTGGCTTACGGCAACGCCTACCCCCTGCATCCCGTTGTAGTCAATCGCTGTACTGTAATCCTGCGCCCCCAGATCGGCGTGGCCCACGTCGCTGAGCTTCACCAGGGTGCCGTTCTTTTCCGTCTTCAGAATAATGTTGTTGAACTCGGCCGGCGTCGACAGCCGTCCCGTCGTGCGCACGCTGATTTCGTAGCTCTGCCCCGGCGGCGCCGGCGGCGCGCCCACCAGGCCAGCTCCGAC is part of the Acidobacteriota bacterium genome and harbors:
- a CDS encoding efflux RND transporter permease subunit, whose translation is MVDFFIRRPIFASVLALLIVLAGAISIPSLPVSQYPTIAPPAVQVTAAYIGANAEEVESAVTVPLERAINGVQGLRYLTSSSTNQGVASITVTFNVGTDLDLAQVDVVNRVQSVLGLLPASVTQQGLDIRKAPGAGGFVFVAGFYSPNNQYSNLFISNYLDVNVTDALKRVPGVSDAIVFGAQIYAMRIWLDPAKLAARGLTASDVLSAVQEQNVAVGAGLVGAPPAPPGQSYEISVRTTGRLSTPAEFNNIILKTEKNGTLVKLSDVGHADLGAQDYSTAIDYNGMQGVGVAVSQLPGANALAVNTAAQAELAKLSKNFPPGLKYAIAFNSTTAVSEGIKDVLITLIETIIIVIVVMFFFLQDWRTTVIPGCTIPVSLIGAFIFVKGFGFSINMLTLFAVILATGLVVDDAIVVVENVERHLSEGVTVPHRATSVAMSEVTGALVATGLALISVFVPVSLFPGTTGILFRQFGLTIAFAVALSVFNSVTLSPSLSALLLRHKPEGKHGLWGLINRGITAFAHGYRRWLGALIRWRWVVLAFFVVALGATFWVYTVVPTAFLPAEDMGYFFLIVQAPPGASLSYTQSIAHQAEAVLAKQPEVAGDVAVAGFSFTGAAPNGGMIFVSLKPFKERKGPAHSAEAVVNRLRGELFMIPGAMVIPFLPPPIQGLSQFGGFQFEVLDQGGHTPQQLYDATEAVVNAGNQDPRLTGLFSSFTANDPQFIVAINREKAKSLGVPLGQIASTLEGYMGSVYVNNFDFNNRTYRVYVQASADFRNNPKDIGQYYVRSTGGQMIPLASLISISETTTAQVIPHYNIFRATEIDGSPQSGISSGQAIQAMEQVANKALPTGFTFAWTGISLEQIESAGKTGLLFGLGILVVFLVLAAQYESWFLPFIVMLGVPVALLGGLGLQGLRGLQDDIYCEIGLIMLIGLAAKNAILIVEFAEQLRKRGHPLVEAALEAARVRLRPILMTSLAFILGMLPLLFATGAGSAGQRSVGTTVVGGMILSTFLNLVFIPVLYVIIESARERAHAAG